The following are encoded together in the Vicugna pacos chromosome 26, VicPac4, whole genome shotgun sequence genome:
- the LOC140689525 gene encoding beta-defensin 33-like, producing MRLLYLLLLFLVCLIQATSGHERKVKNIECKKMGGVCKHQRTHGCSILPAECRSRRKHCCRV from the exons ATGCGGCTGCTatacctcctccttctcttccttgtaTGTCTTATCCAGGCAACATCAG GGCATGAAAGAAAGGTAAAAAACATCGAATGTAAGAAAATGGGTGGTGTCTGTAAGCATCAAAGAACCCACGGCTGCTCCATCCTGCCTGCAGAATGCAGAAGTCGGAGGAAACACTGCTGCAGAGTCTAG